A genomic stretch from Engraulis encrasicolus isolate BLACKSEA-1 chromosome 12, IST_EnEncr_1.0, whole genome shotgun sequence includes:
- the LOC134459689 gene encoding tubulin alpha-1A chain-like isoform X2, whose product MCLCMCMSVSVYMCLCMCMSVSVSRECISVHVGQAGVQIGNACWELYCLEHGIQPDGQMPSDKTIGGGDDSFNTFFSETGAGKHVPRAVFVDLEPTVIDEVRTGTYRQLFHPEQLITGKEDAANNYARGHYTIGKEIIDLVLDRTRKLADQCTGLQGFLIFHSFGGGTGSGFTSLLMERLSVDYGKKSKLEFAIYPAPQVSTAVVEPYNSILTTHTTLEHSDCAFMVDNEAIYDICRRNLDIERPTYTNLNRLIGQIVSSITASLRFDGALNVDLTEFQTNLVPYPRIHFPLATYSPVISAEKAYHEQLSVAEITNACFEPANQMVKCDPRHGKYMACCLLYRGDVVPKDVNSAIATIKTKRTIQFVDWCPTGFKVGINYQPPTVVPGGDLAKVQRAVCMLSNTTAIAEAWARLDHKFDLMYAKRAFVHWYVGEGMEEGEFSEAREDMAALEKDYEEVGTDSIGDEGEGEEGEEY is encoded by the exons atgtgtttgtgtatgtgtatgtctgtgtctgtgtatatgtgtttgtgtatgtgtatgtctgtgtctgtgtct CGTGAGTGCATCTCAGTCCATGTAGGCCAGGCAGGCGTCCAGATTGGCAATGCCTGCTGGGAGCTGTACTGCCTGGAGCACGGCATTCAGCCGGACGGCCAGATGCCCAGCGACAAGACCATCGGAGGAGGAGACGACTCCTTCAACACCTTCTTCAGCGAGACTGGAGCAGGCAAACACGTGCCCCGTGCTGTGTTTGTGGACCTGGAGCCCACTGTCATCG ATGAGGTGCGCACAGGTACCTACCGCCAGCTGTTCCACCCCGAGCAGCTGATCACTGGCAAAGAGGACGCCGCCAACAATTACGCCCGCGGGCACTACACCATCGGCAAGGAGATCATCGACCTGGTGCTCGACAGGACCCGCAAACTG GCGGACCAGTGCACAGGCCTCCAGGGCTTCCTGATCTTCCACAGCTTCGGTGGAGGCACAGGCTCCGGCTTCACCTCCCTGCTCATGGAGCGTCTCTCAGTCGACTACGGCAAGAAGTCCAAGCTGGAGTTCGCCATTTACCCAGCTCCTCAGGTGTCCACTGCAGTGGTGGAGCCCTACAACTCCATCCTGACCACCCACACCACCCTGGAGCACTCCGACTGTGCCTTCATGGTTGACAACGAGGCCATCTACGACATTTGCAGACGTAACCTGGACATCGAGCGTCCCACCTACACCAACCTCAACAGGCTCATTGGCCAGATCGTGTCCTCCATCACCGCCTCCCTCAGGTTCGACGGTGCCCTGAATGTGGATCTGACGGAGTTCCAGACCAACTTGGTGCCCTACCCTCGTATCCACTTTCCCCTGGCTACATATTCCCCAGTCATCTCAGCTGAGAAGGCCTACCATGAACAACTATCTGTGGCAGAGATTACAAACGCCTGCTTCGAGCCAGCCAACCAGATGGTGAAGTGCGATCCTCGTCACGGCAAGTACATGGCTTGCTGCCTGCTCTACCGTGGTGATGTGGTGCCCAAAGATGTCAACTCCGCCATCGCAACCATCAAGACCAAGCGCACCATCCAGTTTGTGGACTGGTGTCCCACTGGCTTCAAAGTGGGCATCAACTACCAGCCCCCAACCGTGGTGCCCGGTGGTGACCTGGCCAAGGTGCAGAGGGCCGTGTGCATGCTGAGCAACACCACCGCCATCGCCGAGGCCTGGGCTCGCCTGGACCACAAGTTCGACCTGATGTACGCCAAGAGGGCATTCGTGCACTGGTACGTGGGAGAGGGCATGGAGGAGGGCGAGTTCTCAGAGGCCAGAGAAGACATGGCTGCCCTGGAGAAGGACTATGAGGAGGTGGGCACAGACAGCATCggagatgaaggggagggagaggagggcgagGAGTATTAA
- the LOC134459689 gene encoding tubulin alpha-1A chain-like isoform X1: MRECISVHVGQAGVQIGNACWELYCLEHGIQPDGQMPSDKTIGGGDDSFNTFFSETGAGKHVPRAVFVDLEPTVIDEVRTGTYRQLFHPEQLITGKEDAANNYARGHYTIGKEIIDLVLDRTRKLADQCTGLQGFLIFHSFGGGTGSGFTSLLMERLSVDYGKKSKLEFAIYPAPQVSTAVVEPYNSILTTHTTLEHSDCAFMVDNEAIYDICRRNLDIERPTYTNLNRLIGQIVSSITASLRFDGALNVDLTEFQTNLVPYPRIHFPLATYSPVISAEKAYHEQLSVAEITNACFEPANQMVKCDPRHGKYMACCLLYRGDVVPKDVNSAIATIKTKRTIQFVDWCPTGFKVGINYQPPTVVPGGDLAKVQRAVCMLSNTTAIAEAWARLDHKFDLMYAKRAFVHWYVGEGMEEGEFSEAREDMAALEKDYEEVGTDSIGDEGEGEEGEEY, translated from the exons ATG CGTGAGTGCATCTCAGTCCATGTAGGCCAGGCAGGCGTCCAGATTGGCAATGCCTGCTGGGAGCTGTACTGCCTGGAGCACGGCATTCAGCCGGACGGCCAGATGCCCAGCGACAAGACCATCGGAGGAGGAGACGACTCCTTCAACACCTTCTTCAGCGAGACTGGAGCAGGCAAACACGTGCCCCGTGCTGTGTTTGTGGACCTGGAGCCCACTGTCATCG ATGAGGTGCGCACAGGTACCTACCGCCAGCTGTTCCACCCCGAGCAGCTGATCACTGGCAAAGAGGACGCCGCCAACAATTACGCCCGCGGGCACTACACCATCGGCAAGGAGATCATCGACCTGGTGCTCGACAGGACCCGCAAACTG GCGGACCAGTGCACAGGCCTCCAGGGCTTCCTGATCTTCCACAGCTTCGGTGGAGGCACAGGCTCCGGCTTCACCTCCCTGCTCATGGAGCGTCTCTCAGTCGACTACGGCAAGAAGTCCAAGCTGGAGTTCGCCATTTACCCAGCTCCTCAGGTGTCCACTGCAGTGGTGGAGCCCTACAACTCCATCCTGACCACCCACACCACCCTGGAGCACTCCGACTGTGCCTTCATGGTTGACAACGAGGCCATCTACGACATTTGCAGACGTAACCTGGACATCGAGCGTCCCACCTACACCAACCTCAACAGGCTCATTGGCCAGATCGTGTCCTCCATCACCGCCTCCCTCAGGTTCGACGGTGCCCTGAATGTGGATCTGACGGAGTTCCAGACCAACTTGGTGCCCTACCCTCGTATCCACTTTCCCCTGGCTACATATTCCCCAGTCATCTCAGCTGAGAAGGCCTACCATGAACAACTATCTGTGGCAGAGATTACAAACGCCTGCTTCGAGCCAGCCAACCAGATGGTGAAGTGCGATCCTCGTCACGGCAAGTACATGGCTTGCTGCCTGCTCTACCGTGGTGATGTGGTGCCCAAAGATGTCAACTCCGCCATCGCAACCATCAAGACCAAGCGCACCATCCAGTTTGTGGACTGGTGTCCCACTGGCTTCAAAGTGGGCATCAACTACCAGCCCCCAACCGTGGTGCCCGGTGGTGACCTGGCCAAGGTGCAGAGGGCCGTGTGCATGCTGAGCAACACCACCGCCATCGCCGAGGCCTGGGCTCGCCTGGACCACAAGTTCGACCTGATGTACGCCAAGAGGGCATTCGTGCACTGGTACGTGGGAGAGGGCATGGAGGAGGGCGAGTTCTCAGAGGCCAGAGAAGACATGGCTGCCCTGGAGAAGGACTATGAGGAGGTGGGCACAGACAGCATCggagatgaaggggagggagaggagggcgagGAGTATTAA